GTGATTAGAAAAGTAAGAGCAGCTTCATTAAAAGTAAAAGAAGGCAAATGGAGTGAAAGAGCTAGCTTCATGGGGTGCGAGATAAGAGATAAAGTTGTAGGTATAATTGGCATCGGCAATATTGGAAGCAGGGTTTGTGAAATATTGAAATATGGATTTAATGCTAAAGTTATAGCATACGATCCGTATCTGGCACCGGGTTTAATAAGGGAAAGAGGAGCAGAACCGGTAAAGACTTTAGAAGAGCTTCTCAAGACGGCAGACATGATATCTTTAAATGCATCGTTAAATGCAGGAAATTACCACATGCTATCTAAAAAAGAATTTTCAATAATGAAAAAAGGCGTTTATATTGTTGATACGGCTAGAGGAGAGCTTATAGACCAGGATGCCTTAATGAAAGCTCTTGATGATGGAATTGTTGCCGGTGTAGGCATGGATGTTGTTGAAAATGAACCTATTGATGAGAATCATCCGCTTTTAGCGTATGAAAATGTCATTATCACGCCACATATTTCTGCATACACTAGAGAATGTTTAAAAGGAATGGGAGACAAAGTCGTTTCAGATGTGGAGAAAGTTTTAAATGGCGAAGTTCCTGATGGCGTGATAAAATAAGAATCGTGGAGGATTAATATGGAAGATAGGTTAGCTCTTTGTGTTGATATAGGTACGACTAATTTAAAAGCAGGCGTTGTAGATAAAGACGGAAATGTATTAAGCCTTTCTAGGTCTGAGATTCCGCTAGAGAGGGATAATGATGGAAAGGCTGAACATAATCCAGAAGTGCTTTTTGCAGCGTTTGTTAAGGCGGCAAAGGAAGCATCAAAGGGATTTGAAGGGAAAATTTCGTTGATAATACCATCGTCTTACATGTTTGGATTAGTTCCGGTTGATGATGATTTAAACCCATTGATGGGGATAATGACGCTTCTTGATTTAAGGGCAAAGGAAACTTATGAAGACCTGTTAAGCACAATTGATGTAAATGAAGCGTACAAAAGGACAGGCTTTGCACCTACATTTCATGCACCTTTATTTAAGATTTTTTGGTTAAAACAAAGGAGAAGAGAAGTATTTGATAAAGCAAAGTATTTTTTAAGCTCAAAAGATTATATAATATCAAAGCTGCTTGATAAGCCGTATACAGAGCCAAGCATATCATCCGCTACAGGTCTTATGAATATTAATACACTTAAATGGGACAGTTATTCGCTTAATGCTTTGGGAATAGATGAAAGCAGGCTACCTGAGATAGTGCCGTCAGATGAAATTTTGGTTGAGTTGCCACAAAAATCAAAAGAGCTTTTAGGTTTGGAAGGAGATGTAAAACTTCTTCCTGGTGTATATGATGGTGGGGCAGTAGGTATAGGCATCGGAGCATTTGAAGAAGGTGTTGGCGCGATAAATATAGGCACTACTGGAATGTTTAGAGTAGCTTATCCTGAAGCTATACTGGATAAGGAAGACTCAATGAGGCTTCAAACGTATTACCTTTCATCAGGAAAATGGTTTGTCGGTGCAGCCATAAACAATGCAGGGATAATTTTAAGGTGGTTAAGAGACAATATTTTTAATATAAGTTATGATGAACTGACAAATGAAGCTTTAAAGGTAGATACGTCAAATCTCTTTTTCTTGCCGTATATCACAGGAGAGAGAGATAAGGAAATTGGGAATATTGCATCAGGTGTATATTTTGGGCTGAAAAACAATCACAATAAAGGGCATATGATCAAGGCTGGAATGGAAGGTGTTGCGTACTCTTTAAGGATGCTTTATGAAGCAGTCAAGGACAACAACGTTGAAGTTAAAGAGATAAGGGCAGGAGGAGGTGGTACGAACTCTGATTTATGGATGGACATATTTTCATCTGTATTAGGCCTGCCTATAAAGGTATCTAATGTAGAAGAGCCTGAGCTTTTAGGTTCAGCATTGCTTGGCTTCTATTCACTAGGGATATATAAAGACCTTGATGAAGCGACAAAGAAAATGGTAAAAATAAAAAATGTTTATGTGCCTCAAGATGAAAAAATAAGGCAATATGACAAGGGATTTCAATTTTTTAAGTTGATGACAAAGGATTTAAAGAACCTATTTGAGGTTCACAGTAAATTATAAAAGATGGAGGTAAATAAGATGAACAACATTGGATTAATTGGACTAGCCGTAATGGGACAAAATCTAGCTTTAAATATTGCAAGAAAGGGCTATAGCCTGTCAGGCTACAATAGATCTCGTCAAAAGACTGATGAATTTATAAATGAAAAGGTGAAAGACGAAAAGATTTATCCATACTACGATATTAAATCATTCGTAGAGTCTTTGGAAAAGCCGAGAAAAATAATCCTCATGGTTAAGGCTGGTAAGCCTGTTGACGATGTCATACAAGAACTTTTACCGTATCTAGACAAAGGGGATTTAATAATAGATGGTGGCAATTCATACTTTAAAGACACAAACAGGAGAATTGAAGAACTGAAAGCAAAGGGAATATATTATTTAGGTATGGGTGTTTCTGGCGGCGAATACGGTGCACTGCATGGACCGTCGTTGATGCCTGGTGGAACAAAAGAGGCTTATGACATGGTAAATGAATTGCTTCTTAAAATAGCTGCCCAAACAGAATCTGGCCCATGCTGCACATATGTTGGCAATTATTCTGCTGGACATTTTGTAAAGATGGTTCACAATGGAATAGAATATGCTATAATGCAGTCAATATCAGAAGTATACGACGTGATGAGGAAGGTTTTGAAGCTTTCCAGTGAAGAAATTTGCAATATATTTGAAGAATGGAATAAAGGTGAGCTTAATTCATATTTGATGGAAATATCGTATAAAATCATGAAGCATAAAGACGAAAAGACGGGAAGGCCACTTGTAGAGCTTATTCTAGATGAAGCAGAACAAAAGGGTACAGGTAAGTGGACGGCAGAGACGTCTCTTGACTTGGGAATTCCTACACCGTCTTTAAATCTTGCAGTTGTTGGAAGAGCATTGTCTTTCTTTAAAGAAGAAAGAACTAAGATTTCAGAGAGAGTACAGAGAAATTATCCTACAGGCAATTTAAACAGAGATGAAATAATTGAGGATTTAAAGAATTCGCTGCTTTTTGCTGTATTTGCCTCTTTTTCACAAGGGCTTTGGCTTATATCTGAAGCATCAAAGGTGTACAACTACAATATAGATCTTTCTGAAGTCTTAAGAATTTGGAAAGGTGGATGCATTATAAGGGCCAGAATTTTAGATTTCTTAAGAGAAATCCTCTCTGATGACAAAACAAATATCAACTTGTTAAACAGTCAAAAGTCTATAAGCTATTTGGAAGAAAAATTAGAATCTATAAAGAAAGTGACAAAACTGGCCAAAGATTTCTACATCCCGACGCTTACGATTAATTCTTCGCTAGATTATTTCTTTAGCATGTCAGAAGCAAATCTTCCTGCAAACTTAATACAAGGGCAGAGGGACTTCTTCGGTGCACATACTTATAGAAGAATTGATATGGAAGGCATTTTCCATACAGAGTGGGAGCAAGATTAACAATATAAAATTTTGAGTAGGGAGAGATTTGGGATGAAATTAAAAAGACATGAATTAAAAGATCCTAAGAAATGGGAAGAGATGGGGATAAAGCTTCCGCAGTTTGATATAGATAAGATGATAGACGAAACAAAGAAGAATCCAAAATGGGTTCACTTTGGAGCGGGCAATATATTTAGAGGATTTATAGCAATGCTGCAGCAAACACTTCTGAATAAAGGCTTGGCAGATTCAGGTATAATCGCAGTTGAATCGTACGATTTTGAAGTGCACGACAAGATATACGTGCCTTATGATAATTTAGGGCTACTAGTTATAATGAATTCCGATGGAACATTGGAAAAAGAAGTAGTAGGCAGCATCGCTGATATTATATTGGCAGATCCATCAAACAAAGAAAATTGGGACAGATTAAATGAGGTATTCTCTAATCCTTCGCTTCAAATAGTAAGTATGACAATAACAGAAAAAGGCTACAATCTAAAAGATTTTGCAGGTAATTTTATAAAAGAAGTCATGGAAGACATTGAAGCAGGACCGGAGAATCCTAAGAATGTCGTGTCAAAGCTTGTATCTCTTGTTTACTCTAGGTATAAAAAGGGAGAGTATCCTCTCGCACTTGTCAGCCTAGACAATTTCTCTGGCAATGGTGAAAGGCTTTACAGTGCTGTAATGACAATTGCCGAGGAATGGGCAAATAAAGGATTTGTAGACAAGGGATTTACTCAATATTTAAATGATCCGTCAAAGATTTCTTTCCCGCTTACGATGATAGACAAGATAGTTCCAAGGCCACATGAATTAGTAAAAAAATCATTA
The nucleotide sequence above comes from Thermoanaerobacterium sp. CMT5567-10. Encoded proteins:
- a CDS encoding gluconokinase, giving the protein MEDRLALCVDIGTTNLKAGVVDKDGNVLSLSRSEIPLERDNDGKAEHNPEVLFAAFVKAAKEASKGFEGKISLIIPSSYMFGLVPVDDDLNPLMGIMTLLDLRAKETYEDLLSTIDVNEAYKRTGFAPTFHAPLFKIFWLKQRRREVFDKAKYFLSSKDYIISKLLDKPYTEPSISSATGLMNINTLKWDSYSLNALGIDESRLPEIVPSDEILVELPQKSKELLGLEGDVKLLPGVYDGGAVGIGIGAFEEGVGAINIGTTGMFRVAYPEAILDKEDSMRLQTYYLSSGKWFVGAAINNAGIILRWLRDNIFNISYDELTNEALKVDTSNLFFLPYITGERDKEIGNIASGVYFGLKNNHNKGHMIKAGMEGVAYSLRMLYEAVKDNNVEVKEIRAGGGGTNSDLWMDIFSSVLGLPIKVSNVEEPELLGSALLGFYSLGIYKDLDEATKKMVKIKNVYVPQDEKIRQYDKGFQFFKLMTKDLKNLFEVHSKL
- the gndA gene encoding NADP-dependent phosphogluconate dehydrogenase, whose amino-acid sequence is MNNIGLIGLAVMGQNLALNIARKGYSLSGYNRSRQKTDEFINEKVKDEKIYPYYDIKSFVESLEKPRKIILMVKAGKPVDDVIQELLPYLDKGDLIIDGGNSYFKDTNRRIEELKAKGIYYLGMGVSGGEYGALHGPSLMPGGTKEAYDMVNELLLKIAAQTESGPCCTYVGNYSAGHFVKMVHNGIEYAIMQSISEVYDVMRKVLKLSSEEICNIFEEWNKGELNSYLMEISYKIMKHKDEKTGRPLVELILDEAEQKGTGKWTAETSLDLGIPTPSLNLAVVGRALSFFKEERTKISERVQRNYPTGNLNRDEIIEDLKNSLLFAVFASFSQGLWLISEASKVYNYNIDLSEVLRIWKGGCIIRARILDFLREILSDDKTNINLLNSQKSISYLEEKLESIKKVTKLAKDFYIPTLTINSSLDYFFSMSEANLPANLIQGQRDFFGAHTYRRIDMEGIFHTEWEQD
- a CDS encoding D-isomer specific 2-hydroxyacid dehydrogenase family protein, with amino-acid sequence MSVKIAIVNSSSFGRNFPEHLEKLKSFGEVDRFQFPYDMRGKELAHELMGYSIIIASVKPYYDKEFFQYKDKTLLITRHGIGYDNIDIKSAQEKGTYVTKVDGYVEREAVAESAVTLLLDVIRKVRAASLKVKEGKWSERASFMGCEIRDKVVGIIGIGNIGSRVCEILKYGFNAKVIAYDPYLAPGLIRERGAEPVKTLEELLKTADMISLNASLNAGNYHMLSKKEFSIMKKGVYIVDTARGELIDQDALMKALDDGIVAGVGMDVVENEPIDENHPLLAYENVIITPHISAYTRECLKGMGDKVVSDVEKVLNGEVPDGVIK